One segment of Sulfurovum riftiae DNA contains the following:
- a CDS encoding MBL fold metallo-hydrolase: MKLTFLGTSAGKPTTERNVSALGLEFDQDNKWYLFDCGEATQHQIMRSSLRVGRLNTIFITHLHGDHYYGLLGLLSSKKLDKAFNPLTIYGPKGIRKFIECAFADLSFEHLKYHLKIIEYEAGERLVFDRFTLKILPLVHSVESVAFYIKENDTSNRLNEEKLRAEGLEPSPLYGELKKGRSIVFEGKKLEPEAFMLEPVPGRSLIIAGDNSQPSVLGNYLNDLDLLVHECTYTQEAYDHLPEKVLHTTAKDLGEAAEKRHVKNLIATHINPRYSTHSRLDVKEVYDEIKAGYKGRLFIANDFDVYTLGRDKVVEKL; encoded by the coding sequence TTGAAACTGACATTTTTGGGGACCAGTGCCGGTAAACCTACCACAGAGAGGAATGTTTCCGCACTCGGACTGGAGTTCGACCAGGACAACAAGTGGTACCTGTTCGACTGCGGGGAGGCGACACAGCACCAGATTATGCGAAGCAGTCTGCGGGTGGGCAGGCTCAACACCATCTTCATCACGCATCTGCACGGAGACCACTACTATGGCCTGCTGGGACTGCTCTCCAGCAAAAAGCTGGACAAGGCATTCAACCCTCTGACCATCTACGGTCCCAAAGGGATCAGGAAATTCATAGAGTGCGCGTTTGCAGATCTCTCCTTCGAACACCTGAAATATCATCTGAAGATCATCGAGTATGAAGCAGGGGAGCGTCTCGTATTCGACAGGTTTACGCTGAAAATTCTGCCGCTTGTGCATTCTGTGGAGAGTGTTGCCTTTTACATCAAAGAGAACGATACAAGCAACAGGCTCAATGAAGAGAAATTAAGGGCAGAGGGGCTGGAGCCGTCTCCTCTCTACGGTGAGCTGAAAAAGGGAAGAAGCATTGTCTTTGAAGGAAAGAAACTCGAACCCGAAGCATTCATGCTCGAACCTGTACCGGGCCGATCTCTCATCATTGCAGGGGACAACAGCCAGCCTTCCGTTCTGGGAAATTACCTGAACGACCTTGACCTGCTTGTCCATGAATGCACCTACACACAGGAGGCCTACGACCATCTTCCCGAAAAGGTGCTGCATACCACAGCAAAGGATCTGGGAGAAGCGGCAGAAAAGAGGCATGTAAAGAATCTTATTGCCACCCACATAAATCCGCGTTACAGCACACACAGCCGTCTGGATGTAAAAGAGGTCTACGATGAGATAAAAGCAGGCTACAAAGGCAGGCTCTTCATTGCCAATGATTTTGATGTCTATACGCTGGGCAGGGATAAGGTCGTTGAAAAACTGTAA